The DNA region TTGCCGGTAGGGCTCGCGCCCCTCTGACCTGTTGGCAGTCAGCGAGCCAATAGAAGCTGGTGCACAAGTAGGTGACATCTGGCCTGCCCTGTCTCAGGTCCCGTTTCGGGGACGGGTGGCTACTTCAAGACCTTCCTCACACCCGCCTGCTGAGCAGAGCAGCCCACCCCGCCCCTGCGCGCGTCGCGCAGTACGCCCCACCCCGACCGAGCCGGACGCCTTTACCTCCGGTTCACACGCCTCCGTAACCTGTATCCGTGAGACCACGCTCCCGACGCCGCCGCAGCATCGTGGTGCTGGCGCTCGTCCTGGTGGTGGGGCTGCTGGTCACGGGTCTGACCGCGGCGCGCGCCGTTCTTTTTCCCCAGGTCGACTCGCCGGAGCGAGTCGACGCGATCGTGGTGGTGGCAGGCTCCAATGACGACCGCTATGTCTACGCCCGCAGCCTTGCCGAAGAGGGCGTGGCCGACCATATCCTCGTCTCCCAGCCGCCGAGCGGGACCGGCCGCTACGCCGCCGCCATCGACTCCTACTGCGCCTCCACCCCGGTCCTCGCCCGCGACGGTCGTCGGATCGACGTCGAGTGCTTTGCCCCCGACGTGGACACCACCGAGGGTGAGACCACCGCCGCCACCCGCATTGCCCGCGAGCGCAAGTACAGCTCACTGCTCGTGGTCACCTACTGGGGTCACGTGTCGCGGGTGCGGATGTACTTCGAACAGTGCTTCGACGGCCCCGTCTACGTGACCGACACGCCCCGGCCCACCTCGATCTCGCGGCGCTACGCCCTGCTGCACGAAACGGGTGGCTACCTCAAGGCGTTCATCAAGCCGGCGTGTTGAGGGTGCATGCCTCGTGGAACGTCGCCCCCTGGAGTGGCGGACCGACGGGGCGCGGGGCACAAAGCTGCAAGGTGGCTTGCCTCCGTGGGCGCTGGTTTCGCAGCCGATTCTCAAACGCCACCGGGTCCGCACCAAGGGATTAATGAGATCAAGACGATTGAGTCGCCGGGGCCGCGGAGGGGGAGCCCGCAGCCGCCGGCGACTCTGTCGCGCACGATGCAGGATCGCGACCATACGCGGTCAGCGTAGTCCGCATCGTTGCGGAGCCGGCAACACCTCGAGGGGGGATAAGGCTACGCCACCGACTGCCAGCGACAATATCCGCCGAGTGGCTACTACACAACTGTCAAGTTCGTATGTGTGGCTAACGAGTTGGGGCCCGTCAGGCCGGACCTCCGCCCCCTTGTCCAGGCCCGCGAGGATCGTCGCGCGGATCCCACCCGGCCGCAGCGACCTCTGCAGCATCAGCACGTCCTTGTAGACCCGCAGCGCACACGGCGGGTCCGACCCACCTGTTGATTTGTCAGCAGTGCGAGTCGATCACGTCCTATGGTCAAGGAACACCTCCGCACTCCCCTCACGAAAGACCACCATGACCACGCAGACCATCGACATCCCGCACCTGGGCGGCTCGACCATCGGCTACCGGTTCGGCCGCGACTACGACCCCTCCCTGCCCACCCTGGTGATGTCCAACTCGTTCACCACCTCCGTCGAGCTGTATCGCCCGCAGTTCGCCGACGAGACGCTCAGTTCACGGATGAACCTGCTGGCGATCGAGCCGTACGGCCACGGCGCCACCCGCTCGCGGTACCGGCACTTCACCTATTGGGACAGCGCGATCGCCAACCTGCAGGTGCTCGACGCGCTGGGTATCGACACGGCACTCGCCCTGGGCACCTCGCAGGGCGGGTGGATCGTCACCCGGATGGCGCTGCTCGACCCCGACGCGATCCGCGGCATCGTCGTGGTCGGGACCTCGATGGACTACGAGAGCAAGGCCAGCATGGAGCGCGGCTGCTGGGACGGCTCCGACTTCTGCAGCCCGGCGATCGACGCACTCGCGGCCCCCGTCGGCGACGACTGGGTGGTCGACGACGACTTCGTCCTGGGTGTCCTCGCCGCCGGCCTCGGCGAGAACGTCTCCGACGCGGAGAAGCAGTTCTGGCTGGAGACCTACCGCACCAACTATCGCGGCGACGACGGCCGGCACCGCCTGCGCACCGCGTCGGTCAACCTCCGCGACCGCGACGGCCTCGAGGCCCGGCTCGACGGCGTCACCTGCCCGGTGCTGTGGCTCCAGGGCACCGCCGATCAGGTGTACTCGGTGGCCAACGCCGAGGACGGCATCACGAGGTTCACCCACTCCCCCTCCGCCGAACTGCAGATCGTCGACGGCGGCCAGCACTTCCTCACGGCCTCCGATCCCGACACCGCCAACACCGCGACCCTGGCGTTCGTCGAGAAGTGGAGTTGACGGCACCGCGCAGTGAGCGACTCCCCGACCGCCTGGACGTACGCGTACTCGTCCCCGAACAGCAGCTGATCGGCCTTCGCCCGCCGGAAGTAGTGATGCAGCGGATGCTCCTCAGCGCTCACGCCTTGACCGCGATCGCTAAAGGCACAGAGATGCCGTTGTCGGCTCACTTCAGCCGGTTCCGCCACCGTGGTGACCGCGGGGCGTGGGGCAAAAGCAACTTTGTCGTCGTCGTCGCCCGCTAATCAACCCGGCGCACGTCGCCCAGATAGGCCAGCGCCGCCACCACCTGGGCGCGCGTCGCGGTGGGCAGGGTCGGATCCTCCAACGGCGCGAAATGCGGCGAGTGGTTGGCCGGGATCTCCTGACTCACCGCGCCGCGGGCCAGTGCGTCCCGGTAGCGGGCCGGGTCGACCGAACCCACGGTCCAGTACGTGTACGGCACCCCGAACGCGTCCGGAATCAGCGAGAAATCCTCCGACGCCGTGACCCGGCTGGCCTCGTACACCGCGCGCGGCCCGAAGTGCTCGACGAACGCCTCGGTGACCGTGTCCGTGACCGCCGGATCATTGCTGGTGAGCGGGTACTGGTCGTAGTAGTGGAACTCCGGCTCGGCCGGGGCTCCGGCACCCGCGCACTCGGCGCGAACGATCCGCTCGATCGCCGCGATGACCTGCTCGCGCACCGTCAGATCGTAGGTGCGGATGTTGAGCAGCACTTCCGCCGAGGCCGGGATGATGTTGGCCTTGGCGCCGGCCGTGAGCGAGCCGACCGTGAGCACCGCGAACGTCCCCGGCTCAACCTCACGCGAGACGACGGTCTGCAAGCGCAGGACAATCGACGACGCCAGGACGACCGGGTCCACCGCCGTGTGCGGCATCGAGCCGTGAGCGCCCCGTCCGTGGATGGTGATCTTGAGCGAGTCGCCAGCCGAGAGCACCGGGCCCGTCACCGTACCGATCGTGCCGGCCGCCGCAGGCATCACATGCTGACTCAGCGCCACGTCCGGCCGCGGGACCCGCTCAAGCAGGCCGCCATCGATCATCGCCCGGGCGCCGTCGGCCGTCTCCTCCCCCGGCTGGAACACCGCGATGTAGGTGCCCGACCAGGCGTCTCGGTGCTCGGCCAGGATGCGGGTGGCCCCCAGCAGCGCCGCCGCGTGCGCATCGTGGCCGCACGCATGCATGACGCCCGGTGTCTGGGAGGCATACTCCAGTCCCGTGTCCTCCTGGATCGGCAGTGCGTCGATGTCGGCGCGTGCGAAGACGGTGGGGCCTTCGGCAGGTGGGGCGTCGGCGGCGGCGGGTCTCGTGCCGGCGGGGCCCGGGTTGCTGATGACCGACACGACGCCCGTCCCGCCGATGCGCTGGGACTCCAGGCCCAGCGCAGTGAGCTCCTGCTCGATCCGGTCCGCCGTCGCGTGCTCGGCCATGCTGAGCTCCGGGTGGCGGTGGAAGTGGCGGTAGAGGTCGCGAAGCCACGGAAGGTGGGTCGAGACGGCGGACTCGAGGGTGGCGGGACTTGCGATGGTGGGCATGACTACCACCTTCCTCCACTTCTCTCGATCGAGTCCTCCGAAATGCGTCTCGAGCGCCCCTGTTCGGTGACTACTATCGCGAGCAGATCCAATGACTGTGCACGACGCTAACTTGAATAGTTCGGAGCTGTCTTGACCTCTGCTGTCGCCAATATCGCCGCCTGGACGTTCGTCGCAGAGTGTCCGATTCCCGACGATATCGGGCCTCTGCTCGTTCAGGGTGAGCAGCCGATCGCTGCGTACAAGACATTCGCGACTCGGCGATCTTCACCACCAAGCGCCTCATCGTGCGGGACGCGCAGGGACTGACAGGTAAGAAGGTCGAGATCTACTCTCTGCCATATAACGCGATCAACATGTGGTCGTCTGAGAACGCGGGGAGGATGCTCGACTTCAACTCCGAGCTCGAACTGTGGACACGAGCCGGCCACATCAAGATCAACCTGAACCGGGGAGTCGACATCCGAAAGCTCGACCACCTCATCGCGCGTGTCGTCCTGAACGGGTAGCCCGTCGCTAGACGTTGCAGCTAGGCCGACTTCCTTGTCGGAGCCTTCTTCGCTGCACTCTTCTTAGCCGTCGACTTCGTGGCCGTCGACTTTTTCGCCGGCTCCTTCTTTGCCGCTGCCTTCTTGGCAGGAGCCTTCTTCGCCGCGGTCTTCTTGGCCGGGGTCTTCTTCGCCGGGGCCTTCTTCGCCGAGCTCGAACTGCTCTTCTTGGCCGACGACCTCTTCGCGGAACCGGAGTCCTCGTCGTCGTCATCATCGGAGCTGGCGTCGGTGTCGCCGCCGCGGTCCTTCACGCTCGCGCGCAGGGCGGCGAGCAGGTCGGCGACCTCGTCGTCACCGTCATCGTCGCCCGAGGTGTCCTTCTCCTCGACCGTGAACGCCTCTCCCCCGGCCGCCTTGGCCTCGATGAGCTCCTTGAGCTGATTCTGGTAGTCGTCCTCGTACTTCTCCGGCTCGAAATCCGCCGCCATCGTCTCGATGAGCGAGGCCGCCATCTTTACCTCCTGCGGCCGGACCTTTGCCTCCTTGTCCAGGCCCTCCAGGATCGCCGGGCGGATCTCATCCGGCCACAGCAACGTCTGCAGCATGAGGATGTCCTTGTACACCCGCAGCGCACACAGCCGAGTGCGATTGCGCAGCGTGAACGTGCAGATCGCCAACCGGTCCGTCGACTGCAACGCCTCCCGCATCAACACGTACGCGCGGTTCGACCGCGACGCCGGCTCCAGGAAGTAGGCGCTGTCGAAGGCCACCGGATCCACCTGGTCGGCCGGGACGAATTCCGTCACCTCGATCTCGTGGGACTGCTCCACCGGCAGGCTCGCCAGGTCCTCCTTGGTCAGGATGACCATCTCGCCGTCCTCCGACTCGTACGCCTTGGCGATGTCGGAGAACTCGACCTCCTCACCGTTGTCGTCCCGCACCTTCTTGTAGCGGATGCGCACGCCGTCCTTCTTATCGACCTGCCGCGCATGCAGATCGTGGTCCTCCGTCGCCGAATACACCTTGACCGGCACATTCACCAGACCAAAGGAGACCTCGCCCTTCCAGATGGATCGCATATAGGGAGTATGCGATATCGGGGCGTGTGGCGCCGCCGGTCGCAGGCAGGCGCACCTGGAATGCTGTGGTGCATGCCCGCCGACGTCGGTCCCCTCCTCCTGCTGATCGCGGCGGCGTCCGTCATCCTGGGCACGGTCCTGCAGCGGGTCAGCGGGATGGGCGTCGGGCTCGTGGTCTCGCCGACATTAGCGCTGCTCCTGGGGCCCGTCGCCGGGGTGCTGCTGACCAACCTCACTACCACCGTCTCCGCGGCCCTCATCGCGATCACGCTGTGGCGCGACATCGACTGGCGGCGGTATCTCCACCTGGCACCGCTGATCGTCGTGGGGTCCGTGCCCGGCGCCCTCCTCGTGGGCGCTGCCGACCGCGCCTGGCTGGAGGTCATCATCGGGGTGGCCCTGCTCGGCACGCTGCTCACCACGGCCCTCGTGCGGATCCCGCCGGTCAGCGGCCCCGTCCCGGCCTCGGTGGCCGGCACCGCCGGAGGATTCCTCAACACCGCCGTGGGCGTGGCCGCGCCCGCGATGCTCGTCTACGCGCAGGCGACCAACTGGAACCAGCGGTCCTTCGCCGCCACCCTGCAACCGATCTTCTGCACCATGGGCGCGGTCTCGGTGCTGACCAAAGTCGGCCTCGGAGCGGCGCCGCTGTCCGCGCTGCCGCCCGCGGGGGTCATCGCGCTGATCCTCGCGAT from Dietzia sp. B32 includes:
- a CDS encoding amidohydrolase, with amino-acid sequence MPTIASPATLESAVSTHLPWLRDLYRHFHRHPELSMAEHATADRIEQELTALGLESQRIGGTGVVSVISNPGPAGTRPAAADAPPAEGPTVFARADIDALPIQEDTGLEYASQTPGVMHACGHDAHAAALLGATRILAEHRDAWSGTYIAVFQPGEETADGARAMIDGGLLERVPRPDVALSQHVMPAAAGTIGTVTGPVLSAGDSLKITIHGRGAHGSMPHTAVDPVVLASSIVLRLQTVVSREVEPGTFAVLTVGSLTAGAKANIIPASAEVLLNIRTYDLTVREQVIAAIERIVRAECAGAGAPAEPEFHYYDQYPLTSNDPAVTDTVTEAFVEHFGPRAVYEASRVTASEDFSLIPDAFGVPYTYWTVGSVDPARYRDALARGAVSQEIPANHSPHFAPLEDPTLPTATRAQVVAALAYLGDVRRVD
- a CDS encoding Ku protein; translated protein: MRSIWKGEVSFGLVNVPVKVYSATEDHDLHARQVDKKDGVRIRYKKVRDDNGEEVEFSDIAKAYESEDGEMVILTKEDLASLPVEQSHEIEVTEFVPADQVDPVAFDSAYFLEPASRSNRAYVLMREALQSTDRLAICTFTLRNRTRLCALRVYKDILMLQTLLWPDEIRPAILEGLDKEAKVRPQEVKMAASLIETMAADFEPEKYEDDYQNQLKELIEAKAAGGEAFTVEEKDTSGDDDGDDEVADLLAALRASVKDRGGDTDASSDDDDDEDSGSAKRSSAKKSSSSSAKKAPAKKTPAKKTAAKKAPAKKAAAKKEPAKKSTATKSTAKKSAAKKAPTRKSA
- a CDS encoding ElyC/SanA/YdcF family protein produces the protein MRPRSRRRRSIVVLALVLVVGLLVTGLTAARAVLFPQVDSPERVDAIVVVAGSNDDRYVYARSLAEEGVADHILVSQPPSGTGRYAAAIDSYCASTPVLARDGRRIDVECFAPDVDTTEGETTAATRIARERKYSSLLVVTYWGHVSRVRMYFEQCFDGPVYVTDTPRPTSISRRYALLHETGGYLKAFIKPAC
- a CDS encoding sulfite exporter TauE/SafE family protein, with protein sequence MPADVGPLLLLIAAASVILGTVLQRVSGMGVGLVVSPTLALLLGPVAGVLLTNLTTTVSAALIAITLWRDIDWRRYLHLAPLIVVGSVPGALLVGAADRAWLEVIIGVALLGTLLTTALVRIPPVSGPVPASVAGTAGGFLNTAVGVAAPAMLVYAQATNWNQRSFAATLQPIFCTMGAVSVLTKVGLGAAPLSALPPAGVIALILAMVPIGIVVGGRVARRVSAEAGRRVAVVVVATGALMLLGRGLAGVTGVL
- a CDS encoding alpha/beta fold hydrolase encodes the protein MTTQTIDIPHLGGSTIGYRFGRDYDPSLPTLVMSNSFTTSVELYRPQFADETLSSRMNLLAIEPYGHGATRSRYRHFTYWDSAIANLQVLDALGIDTALALGTSQGGWIVTRMALLDPDAIRGIVVVGTSMDYESKASMERGCWDGSDFCSPAIDALAAPVGDDWVVDDDFVLGVLAAGLGENVSDAEKQFWLETYRTNYRGDDGRHRLRTASVNLRDRDGLEARLDGVTCPVLWLQGTADQVYSVANAEDGITRFTHSPSAELQIVDGGQHFLTASDPDTANTATLAFVEKWS